CGGCCAGCTCCGCGGGGGCGGGGCGCAGCTGGTGTTCGCGCAGCAGGGTGGCGGCTTGGCGCAGCCGCAGGTGGCTCCTCATCCGCCGGCCGCGGGGGCGTGGGCGTAGGGGGAGTAGCCGCATCCCTGGCACAGCGCCATTTCGCCGATGCGGATGACGCTCTCGTCGAGGGTGGTGTAGGTGGTCAGGCGCAGCAGGGTGCTGCGGTGGCAGGCGGGGCACGATTCTTCGGTGGCGGCGCCGTTGGTGATGCGGATGTCTCCGGGGTCGGCGACCGCGTCGTCATCGATGAGGTCGTCGCCGAGTTCGGCGAGGACGGCGGCGGTGAGCTGGTTGGTTTCCTCCCACCGCAGCCGCACCTCGGCGCCGCCGTAGGCCGCGCGCCAGGTGTCGGCGGTGAGGCAGATGGGGCGCGACAGCGCTTGAGTGAGGCGGGCGCGCAGCGTTTCGGTGGTCACTGGCCTCACGCCCTCCAGACCGGGAGCTGGTGCGCCGGGTGGGCGGCGAGTTGGGGGTCGAACCGCACCGGTGTCGACATGGCCGGGGTGGCGGTCGGCCCGGTTGCGGGCCCGTCGCCGCGGCGGTGGCGGGTGTGCAGGTCGGTGAGGTCGGCGACGGTCACCCCGGGGAACCCGACTGGTTCGCGGGTGAAGGCGTCGCGGCCCAGGTTGAGGGTGCGTACGGCGTGGGCGATGGCGGCGAACGCCTCGTTGCGGGCGTCGTCGGTGGCGGCGTCGAGCTGGATGGCGACGGTGATCGTCCGGTCCAGCACGGTGATGCGATGGCGGGTCATTCGCGGGCTCCGGTGGGTGCGGTGGCGGGCAGGTCGGCGAGGAGGCGGCGGACCTCGTCACGGGAGCGGCGTCGGCGGAGCTGGGGGCGGTTGGCCGCGGAGGTGTAGCGGTTGCAGGCGCGGGCGAACCGTTTGCGGGCGTGCAGCGGCCCGGTCAGGTCGAGGCTGTGGGTGCGCAACAGCAGCCGGCCGTCGTGGGTGTGGGTGGCGGTGAGGCCGTAGGCGCGGGCGCGCAGCGCGAGGGTGACGGGAACCGTGTGGCCGAATCGCGGGTGTCCGAGCGCCGTGACGAGGACCACGACCGTTGATTCGTCATCCACAGGCCCGTATCTCTTGAACCCGTCGGTGGCGGGGGCGAGCGATTCGTCGCCGCTGTTTCGTGGGGTCATGGTGCTCCCAGGTCGGGCGATGCGTTTGTGCTATCGATCTCGTGTCGACGATAGCCGCACGTTATGGTGAGGGCACGTGTTGGTGGGAAACGCCGTGAGCTGGACACGACGAAGGGCCCAGAGGTGGGGGAACCTCTGGGCCCTTCGTTTGTCGTTTGTGGTTCGTCGAGCTCCGGGTCAGGTCCTATTGGTCGGCGTCGGGCGGTCGGGGGTTGGCAAGTTTCGCCAGTTCGTCGCGAGCGGCTCGAACGTGTTCGTCAATGGCCTCCAGATGATGGTTCAGGGCGCCGCGATGCCCTTCGGCCAGGCGGGCGTTATGGTCCGCGCTGGTCTCCTGGATTTCGGTGACGATCGCGCCGAGCGTGGAGCCCATGATGGCGGCTTCACGGGCGGCGGCGATGAAGAAGCAGGCGGCCATGACGGGAGTGGGGCCGGCGTTGGGCAGGAGAGTTGCGCCGGTGAACTTCAGGCGGGCGGCGGCCAGGGAGAACGCGGTTTGGGGGTCGTTCCTGGTGCCGTTGTAGGCGTTGTATGCCTGGGTTGCCGCGTCGTAGCCGGAGTCATCGGCGGAGTATAGGTAGCGGTCGAGGTGGGCCATCAGCGCCCCGGCGAGCTGATAGACGTCGCCGGCGGTGAGTTCGTTGTGCTCTGGCATGTGCGGGTTGAGGGCGTGCAGAGCGGTGTCGAGGCGATGTGCGTCATCGCTGGTGACCACGGGTCCTCCTGTGCGTGCGGGAGTATGGGGCGGCCAGTATGTAAGGGGTATGGCCTGCGGATCTAGAGTTTCTGCGCAGGTCAGGTATCCGGTGGCCTGGTGTGGCCGGTGGGGCAACCATGGGGGCCGGTTCGGCGTCGTACCAGGTGGTCTCGACTACCCCCGACCGAGTGGAGCCTCGGATGCGCCCCTTCTTCTTCCTGTCCGCCGTTGCCGCCGCCCTGGTGCTGAGCGCCTGCGGCGGCGCTTCGGAGCCGGCCCCGGATGCGTCGTCGGCTCCGGCTACCGCCCCGGCCGAGATGTCGTCGGAGCCCGCCCAGGCGGCGGAAACCGCGGAGGCGTCCGCGGGCCCCGCGGACCCGGAGGCGGCGGCGAGCCTGCTGTGCATGGACCTGCGGTTGGCGGACTCCTACCGCGACGCGGGCACGCCTGGCGATGAGGCTGAGGCCATGGCGCTGGAGCTGGGGGCGGCCACGGACGCCTTGGACGAGGGGTCGGCGCATCCGGAGCTGCACGCGATCGCGATGGAGCACATGGGCGACCCGGAGGCGACTGCGGCGGCGTTGAAGGACTGGTGCAAGGAGCACACCGAGCCGGTCAACCCGTCCTCGCCCTGGTAGGGCCTACGGCGGCGGCCCGCCCGCGGCCTGCGGGCGGGCCGTGTGATTCTTCAGCCGATGTCGCGCCGGTAGTGGCGGCGCAGCGACCGGAGGGCGGCCGCGCGGGTCCACCCGCTGCCGCACCGGGTCAGCCCTGCCGGGAAGGGTGTGGGTTCGGCGAGGTAGCCGTTGAAGCTGGTGCGGACCTCGCGCCACTGCCCGGCGCGGGCGCGTTCGAACAGGCCGCGGGCGGCGTGGCCGAGCTTGCTGTACGCCTCCCGGCTGCGGCCGAGGTAGCGGAACGTGCGGTAGGCGACGAGCAGGTCGTGGAGGACCCCGACGGGGTAGGTGTCCACGGTCAGCCCTGTGACGGGGTCGCGGACTGTGCCACGCGGGTCGGCATCGTGCTTCACGCAGTCATCTTCTCCTTCGTCGGCGGCCACCGTGCCGGGGCGCAGGCCGGCGTGTTCGGCGGGGTGGGTGTCCATCCGGTGGAGGATGAGCTGTGCGGTGGGGGAGACCGCCGGGTTGTGCCAGGCGGTCCAGTCGCACAGAGCGCAACTCAGTAGCCCGCCGGGGCCGCGCCAATCGCCGACGCGGGTCACCGGCTGTTCCCGTCCTGCTCGGCGCGGAGCTGCTCCAGCTCCCGCATACGCTCCCGGGCCACCTCGACCACGACGCCTGGCCGCAACAGGACCGCGATGTGGGGTTTGCCGAGCGCGGTCGCCGTTTCGTGGATGAGGTCGTGGTAGCGGGTGGCGTCCGCGGAGGCCAGGCGGTGCATCTTCTTCCAGTGCTGCACCGGCCCGAACGGCAGATTGTGGAGCGCGAACAGCACGATGACCACGGCCAGGCCGATGGCGACGAGCACGAGGATCGCGCCGGCGGTCCACATCAGGAACGTCTCAGGGCTCACCGGGTCCTCCTCTCGTGGCAGGGGCACGCGCATGCCGGGTCGGGGCCTGCGGTCGTGTGGTCGCAGGCCGAGTACATGCAGTTGGGCGTCGGCGCGGGGCAGGAGGCGGGCTCGTGGGCGTACTGCGGGAGTTCGCCGTGCAGCCAGCCGAGGGCGGGTCCTGCCCAGTGCAGGGGACGGCGGCAGTTCGCGCACCCGTCGTCGTGTTCTGCCATGGCGGAGCTCACTGGTCCGGCTCCGCCGGCTCGCGGACCTGGCGGTCCCACCGGGGGCGGTTGGCGTGTGCCGCGCGGAGCTTCGCGCGGATCGCCTTGGGGCTCGCGTGCTGCGCAAACAGGTCAGCGCTCATCGGGCACCTCGTGTTTTCGCCAACGGCTGCACTCACATTCCGAGCAGGCGCCGATGTGACGACGGTGGTCGTCACGGCCATGGCCGCACGTCCCGGACTCAATGGATTCGCGCACCTTCTCGGGCGAGAACGTGGGCAGCTTCGCCCCGTAGGTGCCTTCCGGCTGCTTGGCGTTCTTGGCCCACCGGTAGAGCGTGGACGTTTTGCTGCGGGAGGTCCGCTGCAGCGGCTTGCGTTGGGATCGGATCACTGGCCACCTCCGAAGCGTCCGACGATTCCGTGATCCGTGCGGAGGATCTGGCGGATGCGTCGCCGGAGTTCTTCCTCCTTCTGCTCACGCTCCTTCCGCGTCTCGCTGATGGTCTTCAGCGTCGTGTACAGGGTCTCGTTCGCCCGCTCGATGCCGTCGACGCGCTGAACGAGCTGGGCGAGGTAGAGGGGTTCCCCCTGGCCGCGGGCGGCCATGAGGGTGGCGAAGGCGAGCTGCCAACGGTCCGGGTCCTCGATCTGCTCAGGGGTGAGGGTGGTCGGGTCCTCGTTGGTGAGGGCGGCGAGGACGTGAGTCTTCCAGTCACAGGCGTTCGGTTCGCTCATCGGTTTCCTTCCTCGGTATCGGGGCGGTGGTTCTGCAGGTCGGCGCGGATGCGGCTGACGAAGTCGCGGACCCGGTCGGGGTGGGAGGGTTCGTTTCGGCCGTTGGTGCGCCACTCGTCGTCGGCGCGGGCGGCGGCGGTCTTGCGGTAGCCCCGGCAGCGGGCGATGTAGACGATCTCGGAGGCGGTCACGTCCGGGTCGGCGTCCGGTGGGGCGGCGCGGAGGATGTCGGCGACGCGGCGGCGCAGGTCGGCGTCCTCGTCCTCGCGGTGGCGGGTCACCGGTCCGGCCCCGTCGCGACGGGCGGGCGCCGGCGGGTGGGCATCTCCTGCACGCGCAGGTCCTCGGGCCAGTGGGCGGGGTCGGCGCCCGTGGAGGAGCCCACCATTCCGCGCGCCCAAGCCGAGCCGAGCTGCTTGATGAACACGGCGGCGCCGGCCTGGTGGGCGTCGTCGCGCAGGCCCCGGATCCAGTCCAGGTCCACAGGGCGGGCGTCCGGCCCGGATTCGCCGCCGATGATGACCCAGTCCAGCGGCGGGGCCGTTTGCGTGCGCCAGGCCACCGGCTGTTCGGGTGTGGAGCAGTCCGAACATTCGGTGTGGGTGCCGTGGTGGTCGCGGTCGTGGCCGGTGTGGTCGTCGGGGGCCAGTCGCAGGGGGCCGAGTAGCGGTTCGGCGGAGATGAACCGCAGGGCGGCGCGGGTCTCCAGCAGGGCGGGGATGCGGATGTCGGCCCAGCGTTGGGTTTCGGCGCTCACCCCGACCCAGACGTTGGGCAGCGGCCAGGTCAGCTCGTCGGGCAGGGTCGTGGTGTTGTCGGCCATGGCCAGCTCCCACACGGCGCGGGCGACCGAGGCGCGAAACGTCAGCGAGTTCAGCAGGCTGCGCATGCGGCCGTGGCGCTTGGTGAGGATCTGGTACGTGTGCTGCGGGGTTGCTGCCATGACCGCCCAGATGCGGGCGATGGCGTCGGCGCCCACCTCGGCGTGGAACACGTCCGACATGGAGTTGACGAACACGGTGCGCGGGGTGCGCCACCGCAGCGGCGCGGTGATCACGTCCTCGTGGACGCTCACCCCGAACCCGGGGCCGGAGGTGGAGGGGCGGCCGTCGCGCTGGTACCGCGGGCTGCCCATGGCCTTCAGCCGCCGCGCCATGGTCGCGGCGTAGCAGTGGTCGCACCCCTGCGAGACCCGGTCGCATCCGGTGACGGGGTTCCAGGTGGTGCCGCGGGCGCCGTCGACGCCCTGAACCCATTCGATTCTGGTGGACAACGCTTCTCCTTCAGCTGATGGTCTGGGGGTGGCAGGCGGGGCAGGGCACCCGGTGCAGCTCCTCACCGGCCAGGCGCATGCGGGTGCGGGTCTCGGCGTGGCAACGGCCGCAGTACGGCGGCAGGGCGGGCGCAGCCGGCGCCGCCGCAGTGTCGACGGGGGGCTGGGCGGGTTCCTCGGCCGGCGCCGGGACGTCGGCGTTGAGGGCCGCGCGGGCGGCCTCCAGCCGCGGCTGGTGGTAGCCCTCGGGGACCGGGCGGCGGCCACCACCGATCACCCGGCACGCGCGGCCCTGAGGCTGGGCGCAGGCGGCGACGGGGCAGGCCACCGACAGGGCGGCGCGGCGGCGGGCGTAGTCGGCGCCGCGCGCGGCCGCGTACTCCGCCGTCGGCCCGGTCGCCGCCCGTCCCCCCGAGGCCAGCGCCAGGCGCACCTGGCGGCCGTCCGCGACGGCTTTGATCTGCTCCCGCAGCGCCTGGGTGTAGTCGCGGGCATCCGGGTCGGCGGCGGGCAGCGCCCGGTCCACGTTGGCCAGACGGGCAGCGCGGATCCGGCGCACCCCGGCCCGCACATGAGCCGGTTTCAGCCACTCCGTCGAGAACGCGTAGTGGTCGATGACCGCCTGGTTGGCGTCGTCGAAGCTGTCGAGGTCGCCGATGGCGGCGTGCCACGACTTCACGTCGGCGTCGCCGCTGGTGCGGCGATCGTAGGCCGCAGCGGTGGCCAACAGCAGGCTCACCTCGGACTTTTTCATGGCGTGCCTCCTTCGGCTGCTTCAGCGGCCTCCTGAGCGGCGTACTTGCGCGCGAGCTCCAAGGCGTCGCCGACGCGCTGATCGGTGGTCGAGGGGCGGCCGCCGCCGGGGAAGGCCACCACGGTGTTTATGACCTCGTTGACGACGCTGGGCAGCGTCGCGGGGTGCAACCCCTTGCTCATCCAGGTCGCGATGCCGCGCCGGATGTCGTCGGGATCGACGCCTTCGTCGAGCATCTGCTTGATGAGCTTCGACATCTGCCCGATCACCTGGCCGGGCGGGCGGCTGGGCGTGCGCTCCAACCACTCGGCGACGATGGTCTGAGCGGTGGGCGGCGTGGGCGGCTCGCCGCCCCGCTCCGTAGGAGCGGAACTTCCCCTGTTCCCCTGTTCCCCTGTTCCAGGGCCTGAGCTTCCGCCGTCTTCCGACTCTCGCGGTCGGACGGCGTCGGAAGTTCCGTCAACTCCCAGCTCAAGCGCCATTTGCGGGGGGCGGATTCCCGCGTCGTCCTCTTCGGGAGCGGGGTCGGGTTGCCCCGCCTCGCCCGTCGGCTCGGCGGTCGGTGGCGGGGCATGGGCGGCGGGCGCCGCATCGCCGTTTCCGCCTTCCGACTCCGAAGGTCGGAAGGTGTCGGAAGTTCCGCCGCTGCGCTGGTCACGCGGCATGAAGTTCCACTCTTCGCCCTCAGAGGGGGACGGGTAGCGCGACTTCGCCGTGCGTTCGTTGCGCTGATGCCGACGCCACGACGGGATGGCGTAGTACGGGCGCCCCTCCACCGTGTAGAACTGCACCCCGTACTGGTGCCGGACCTCGTTCAGGGCCGAGCGGAAACCCGCCAGGGTGGAAATCGGCGCGTCCTCGTCGAGGGGAAAGGCGAAGCCCTGGAGTTCCCGCAGATTGCAGGTTCCTCGGCCGGTGTCGTCGGCCCAGTTCCACATGGCGATGTAGAGCAGTCGGGCCCACGGGCTGATACTCCCGGTGCCGGGAGAGGACCAGAACTCCGGCTTTACGGTGCGGATGCGGGCCATGGGAGATGCCCCCGGTTTCATGCTCGTGGTGGATAGCGGACAGGTTGCGGCTACGGTTGCCGGTCGCCCTTGCGGGCGTTGCAGGTTGTGCAAAGCACCTGGAGGTTGCCGGGGTTGTCGGAGCCGCCCCGCGACCGCGGGCGGATGTGGTCCATTTCCAGGCCGCGGTAGAGGGAGCGTCCGCCACCGGGCTTGGACGGGACCATGTCTCCGGGCTTCCAACCGCAGGAGCGGCACGTGAACCCGTCACGGGCGAGGACCTCTGCGCGCAGCGGGGTATGGACCGTCGGCGGTGCCTCGCGCTGGAGTTCCGTCAGCTTGGACAGCACCGAGTCGCGGATCTTGGTCGAGGTGACAGCGTCGACCGCGTCGAGTGCAGCGACGACGCGGCGCGGGTGACGGCCGATCTGCTCGAAGACGAGGAAGCCCGGGACGAAGACCGCCTGCTCGTCGTGATCGATGACCACGAGCCCTGCGTCTTCGAGGTCGCTGAGGGCGTGCTCGACGCGTCCAGGCGTCAGCCCGGAGGCGAAAGCCGACCAGCGGCGGATGCGTAGCGACAGCACGCCCGCGGCATCGATGTCGGACTGGGAGAGAAGCATCAGGTAGATGTGCTGGTTGTGCGCGTTCAGCTGGAGGAAAACGGGGTCTTGCCACAGCGACACGGGGATGTTGGTGGAGTTGGGCATCAGGGCCTCCTCGCTCTGTTCGGTAGTTGTCGTGGCGTGTACGACTCAGTCCGCCAGAGCGTCGGTATTCAGGGCTGCCGTGACGGCGTCGTCGCGCTCGCGCATGCGATCGATGTCGGCCAGCACCGCGGCGCTGGCCGCGACGAGCGCCCGCAGCTGGCCATGCGTCAGCGCCTCGCCAGTGAACCCGCGGACGAGCACCCGCTCATCGGAGGTGTGCAGCACGGCGGTGCCGTCGGGCAGCATCACCCCTCTGGTCTCGGCGTCGAGGTCCTCGACGCGGCCGGCGCCGAGCAGCACGGCCCCGGCGGCGGGGCGCCGGTGCTCGGGAACCGTGTAGGTGGCGCTGTTCGCACCCTCGGGGTGGTCGATGGTGACGCGGGCGCCGCCGGCCTCCCACGGGCCGGCGGTGGTGATGGAGATGGCGTCGTCGCCGGGGGTGCGGTCGATGAAATCCACGGTGGGCTCCTCAGCGCTGCGTGATCGTGTCGATGACGGTGAGCGTGGGCTGGGCGATGCGGCGGCGCCGCTCCAGCTCTTTCGCCCACCCCGCGTCGGTGGTGCGGCGGGCGACCTCCCGGGTGATGGCCGTTCGCAGCGCCTCGTCGGCGGCCCGGTCGCGGCGGGTGGCCAGGACGCCGCGGAGCACACCGAGCCGGTGCATGGCGGGCGTGGCGTCGTCGACGTGGCGGCGGGCCACCCGCAGCACCCCGTCGGTTCCGAACAGGACGTCGTCGACGCGGGCGCGCTGGTTGCGGACCTCGCGGGCGGCGGCGTTCAGCGCCGACCGGTCGGACTTGAGCTGCGTCACGCGGTCGGGATCGGCGTGCTTGGCGCGGCCGATCTCGCGGCGGGCGGCCTTGACCGTCTCGGCGAGCTCGTCGCGCAGCTCGGTCAACTCCGCCCCGGTGAGCCAGTGGGCGGGGTCGGACGGGACGCGCTCGGTGGGGTGGCACAAGGTGCGCACGAAGCGTTCGGCGTCCGCGGCCCACTGCTGGCGGGATGGCCACAGCGGCGGCTGTTTCTGCGTCATCGGGGGTACCCCCTTCCGAGTGGGGTGGATGGCCGGGCTATGCGGCGTCGCCGCTGAACAGGTCGTGCTGGTGGGCATGGGCGAGGGGGCGGTTGGACCACAGCACCTCGACGCGGTCTTTCTCCTGCTTGGCGTTGCCGGTCATGGTGTTGCGGGCGGTGCGGTGCCAGCCCTCGTATAGCTCGGCGTAGAGCGGGGAGTCGTAGCCGGAGAGCATGACCGCGGCAGAGCAGCCGGCGAGCGCCTCGGCGAGTTCGCGGTGGTCGGATTCGCCGCGCATTTCGCGGCGGTAGTTGGAGTGCGGCCGCGTGGACCCGAGGTACGGGGGGTCCACGTAGAGCAGCACGTCCGGCGAGGCCCCGTACTTCGCGATGACGTCGAGGGCGGGCAGGCACTCCAGCGACACGGACGCGAGCCGCTCCGCTGTCGCGGCGAGCCTCTCGACGTAGGCCGCCATGTAGCCGGGCATGCCGATCGTGGAGCCGGCGGGGTCGATGTAGTGGCGCCACCCGGTGTTGCGCAGCGTCCCCGAGCGGCCCTGGGACAGGCGGGACCAGGTGCGGCGCGCGGCCTCCAGTTCGTCGGTGGTGGGTTCGTGGCTGGCGGCGAGTTCGGCGCGGGAGTGCGGGCTCAGGACGCAGGCGCGGATCAGCTCCGACGGCCGGTCGCGCAGGACGCGCCACATGGTCATCAGCTCGCCGTCGAGGTCGTTGGCGGTCTCCATCGCGCTGGGGTGCTTGGCGAGGAGGACGGAGAGACCGCCGCAGTACGGTTCGACGTAGTGGCCGTGGGGCGGCAGCAGGCTGGCGATCCAGTCGGCAATGCGGGCCTTGCTGCCGAAGTAGGGGGCGGGCGGTCGCATGGCGTCCTCTCGGGTGGTGCGTGGGTGGCCGGGCGGGGGCGGGCCCGCCCGGCGCGCGGGCGGGTCAGGCTGGGGCGAGTCCGGCCATGCGGCGCAGCGCCGACGTGGTGTAGCGCTCCCGGCACTCGTCGGGGTCGCCGAGGAGCCCGGCCAGGGCGGCGCGGAGCTTGTCGCGCTCGGCGGCCACGTCGTCGACAGCGTCGGGGTGGCCGTGGTGGGGGCAGGGGCAGTCGTGGTCGACGAACGCCTGGTAGTGGTCGTGGTCGGCGTCCATGTCCTCAGGGCTGTGGGGGGCGTCGATGCGGTGGCCGGCGTCGCGGGCGGCCTGGATTTCGGTGCGCAGGCGTGCGGTGATCTGCTCGATGCGGTCGATTGCGCTTGTGCTGGTGGGGGTGTGGCCGTCGGCGAGGGCGAGGTAGGCGGAGATAACCGAGTGCGCGTCGTATTCGAGGTCGCGATGGGCGCGGGTGTAGGTGGTGGAGTAGGTGTGCTGCACGGTGTCCTCCTTGCTTGTGGGTGTTCTTGCGTGCCCGCCCCGCCTTGCAGCGGGGCGCCGGCTGGGTCCGGGCGGGCTGTCAGGCGGTGCGGGTTATCCGTGGTCGCGGAGGAACTGGGCGAGTTTCTCGACGGAGTTCCCGGGGCCGTCGACCTTGCGCCACTCGTCGATGGCGAGCGCGGTGAGCCACTGGGCGGCGGTGCGGGCGTCGGCGGTGCCGTAAACGCTGGCCTTGCCTTGGTGGTCGACGAGGATTGCGTAGGCGTAGTCGTCGGGGCCGACGACCTCGATTGGCGAGGGCGGGAGTTCAGCCACGGCGCGTCTCCTCGGTGGTGCAGATGGGGCACTTGTGGTCGGCGCCGCCCTCGTGGCAGCGATCGATGCACCGGCGGCACCAGCGGGTGTCCCGGTATTGGGCGGCCCCGTTGAAGCTGATGTTGTTCACGAAGGTGGCGCCGCAGTTGACGCAGGCGTCGGCGGACGGGGTGCAGGTGGGGCACTCGCCGGAGACGTCCGGGAGTTTCCGCCCGGCAACGGCAGCGTCCATCTCGGCCTCGTTGGCGTCGCGGAGATTGGTGCCGCACCGGTCGCAGGCCCGCTGCACGCGGACGGTCTGCCCGCTATCGTCGTCGGACGGGGCCATGGCGAGCCGGCGGGCGCGGCCCAAGGCGGCGTCGATGTCGTCGACCACCGTGCCGGGGTCGCGGGCTACGCCCTCGCGCAGGACGGCGCGGCGCACCCACCATCCGGCCACGCCGCGGATTTCGGCGGTGTAGGTGCCGCCGGGGCCGCGGACCTGAAGGCGCACGGCCGCTCGTGCGATGCCGCGCAGCTGCCTGACGCGGCGCAGCATCTCCGGCCACGTCGTGCCGTGCTCTACCTCCAGCGCTGTCCGGAGCATGCGCTCGCGGCCCTCAGCGTCCACGCGGGCGGCCTTGGCGGTGACGACGCGCTCGTCGTCGTCAGCGAGATCGGTAAGGGTGGCGGGGCAGTGGCAGTCGTGGCGCTCCTGCAGGAACCCGGTGTCGTACTCGCACCCGCACTGGGCCGTGTCGCAGGTGTCCATGTGCGGCAGTCGAGTGGGCTGCTCCGCCAATGCGGCGTCTGACTTGTCCGTACTGGTCGGGGGGTCGTCCAGGGCGCGGATGAGGCGCGCGCCGTCGTGGAGTACGCCGAGCCACCGATCCGGGCTCCGGCGCGCGTACTCGTCCAGCGCGGCGGCGCACCGCTCTCGCTCCTCGCCGAGAATCCGCGCCAGCAGCGGGCGCAGCGCCGGACCCAGGTCCGCCTCGCTGACCTCAATATGGCCGGGCGGGGACTCGTAGAAGCGCGAGAGCGCGATGCACACGTCCTCGTCGTAGCGGTCGCCAATGTCGGTCACAGGGGTCTCTCCTCAAATGCAGTCGGCGGTGTGGGGGCAGGTGTCGCCGTAGACCGCGCAGCAGACGGCGTCGGCGTCTCCGGTGTCGGCGATCGAGCAGGACACGGCTCCTCCTTAGGTGTGGTCGGGTTCCGCGTCGGTGGGGGCCCAGCACCCGCAGGCGCCGTTGCTGGCGATGGGGCCGCGGCAGTCGAAGCACCAGGGGCCGGACAGCCACTCGCCGTCCAGGTCGGTGGGCAGGTCCGGGGCGGGCGCCGAGGCCACGACCTCCATGCCGAGCGAGACGCCCACGGGGTCGGTCGACTCGCAGGCACGGGCGGAGCGGGTGCGGCAGCGCAGCACGGAGCCGGCCAGGCGGGCGCGGATGCGCTCCTTCTCCCAGGCGGCCTCCTGGCGGAAACGGTCGGCTGCCTGACGGGCGCGCAGGACGGCGATGCGACGGTCCAGCTCGGCGTCGCTGTACTTCCAGGGGTTGTCGAGCAGGCGGCCGATCTGTGCCTCGTACACGTCCATGCGTCGCTCCCTCAGGCGTATGGTGGGCGGTGATTTGCTATATCTAAATCATAATTGATTATGATAAAGATATCAAGTGGTTTGGGTGAGGAGACCCACCCGGCACCGCACCCAGCACCAGACCATCTGCACCCGCGCACCCAGCCGCGTCCGCGCCCGCCCCGAAGCGACCACCCGCGCGCCGTCGCACGCCTCCCACCGGATCCCGCCCTCCGAACCCGGCCCATACACCTCGAACTCCAGCCCCGGCGTGATCGGCAGAACCGCCGCCGGCTCCCACACGCCGTCCTCGCCCTGGGCCTGCACCGCGCCGATGTGCTTGCGGTACCGCGCACCCATCCCGCACACCACACACGCCCGCAGCTGGCCGGCGGCCACGAACACGTGCGGCACGTCCTGGGCATCACCCGGTGTCCCGTCGATCCCGGCGGCGCCCCGCGCCGCCTCCCCACTGTCTGCGAACTCCACGGCCGTCCTCCTCACCTCGGTCTGTCGTGGTCCCCCCGCCGCCCCAGGAGGACGGCCCCGGGGCGGCAGAGGCACCCGACAGGTCAGCGGGACGGCTCCACGAACTGGGCGTAGACAGCACGGGCCGCGGGCTCAGGCACGCGGTAGGCGCGCCCGATCCTGATGGCGGGCAGCCTGCCGTCGTGGATCATGCGGTAGACCGTCATCTTCGAGAGCCGCAGCATGCGGGCGACCTCGGTCACCGTCAGCAGGGGCGGCAGCTCCTCCTCCGGGCCGGGAGTTGAGGGAGTACTCATCAGTCCTGGCCTCCCTCCGCCTCGCCGCCGTCGTCGGTCTCGGGGTCTTCATCCAGCAGCTTCGACAGCCCGTCAGCCTGCCGCTGCATCTCCAGCCACATCTCCTGCGCGGAGAGCTGGTTGTGCACCGCCTTGCGGGCCTCCTTGGCCCACACGTCCACACCGGCCCGCAGCTTCGCGAGCGCCACCAGCGCCACGTGGTCCCCAGCCGCATCCAACACCTGCTTGGGCAGGA
This is a stretch of genomic DNA from Streptomonospora litoralis. It encodes these proteins:
- a CDS encoding DUF5131 family protein, with protein sequence MSTRIEWVQGVDGARGTTWNPVTGCDRVSQGCDHCYAATMARRLKAMGSPRYQRDGRPSTSGPGFGVSVHEDVITAPLRWRTPRTVFVNSMSDVFHAEVGADAIARIWAVMAATPQHTYQILTKRHGRMRSLLNSLTFRASVARAVWELAMADNTTTLPDELTWPLPNVWVGVSAETQRWADIRIPALLETRAALRFISAEPLLGPLRLAPDDHTGHDRDHHGTHTECSDCSTPEQPVAWRTQTAPPLDWVIIGGESGPDARPVDLDWIRGLRDDAHQAGAAVFIKQLGSAWARGMVGSSTGADPAHWPEDLRVQEMPTRRRPPVATGPDR
- a CDS encoding helix-turn-helix domain-containing protein; translated protein: MSTPSTPGPEEELPPLLTVTEVARMLRLSKMTVYRMIHDGRLPAIRIGRAYRVPEPAARAVYAQFVEPSR
- a CDS encoding HNH endonuclease, coding for MPNSTNIPVSLWQDPVFLQLNAHNQHIYLMLLSQSDIDAAGVLSLRIRRWSAFASGLTPGRVEHALSDLEDAGLVVIDHDEQAVFVPGFLVFEQIGRHPRRVVAALDAVDAVTSTKIRDSVLSKLTELQREAPPTVHTPLRAEVLARDGFTCRSCGWKPGDMVPSKPGGGRSLYRGLEMDHIRPRSRGGSDNPGNLQVLCTTCNARKGDRQP
- a CDS encoding DNA adenine methylase; amino-acid sequence: MRPPAPYFGSKARIADWIASLLPPHGHYVEPYCGGLSVLLAKHPSAMETANDLDGELMTMWRVLRDRPSELIRACVLSPHSRAELAASHEPTTDELEAARRTWSRLSQGRSGTLRNTGWRHYIDPAGSTIGMPGYMAAYVERLAATAERLASVSLECLPALDVIAKYGASPDVLLYVDPPYLGSTRPHSNYRREMRGESDHRELAEALAGCSAAVMLSGYDSPLYAELYEGWHRTARNTMTGNAKQEKDRVEVLWSNRPLAHAHQHDLFSGDAA